The nucleotide window CGCGTTCCATATCCCGTTTGCATCGCCCGGCCCGGCCTTCTATTGAAAGGCAAGCTGCTGGAGCCTGCCATGCTGAAGACCCGCATCATCCCCTGCCTCGATGTCGCCGATGGCCGCGTGGTCAAGGGCGTGAACTTCGTCGACCTGCGCGACGCCGGCGACCCGGTCGAGGCCGCCAAGGCCTATGACGCCGCCGGCGCGGATGAGCTGTGCTTTCTGGATATCCACGCAACTCACGAGAATCGCGGGACAATGTACGATCTTGTCACCCGCACCGCCGAGCAGTGCTTCATGCCGCTGACGGTGGGCGGCGGCGTGCGCAGCCCGCAGGACGTGCGCGCCCTGCTGCTGGCCGGGGCCGACAAGGTCAGCTTCAACTCCGCCGCCGTGGCCGATCCCGATGTCGTCGCCCGCTCTGCCGACCATTTCGGCAGCCAGTGCATCGTCGTCGCCATCGACGCCAAGACCGTCGCCCCCGGACACTGGGAAATCTTCACCCACGGCGGGCGAAAACCCACGGGAATCAATGCCGTAGAGTTCGCCCGTACCGTCGCCGCCAAGGGCGCCGGTGAGATCTTGCTCACCAGCATGGACCGCGACGGCACCCGCGCCGGCTTCAACCTGCCCCTCACCCGCGCCATCGCCGATGCGGTTTCCATCCCCGTCATCGCCTCCGGCGGCGTCGGCACGCTCGACCATCTCGTCGAGGGCGTCACCCAGGGCCACGCCTCCGCCGTCCTCGCCGCCTCGATCTTCCACTTCGGCGATTTCACCATCCGGCAGGCCAAGGACCACATGGCCGCCGCCGGCATTCCGATGAGGTTGTCATGACCGCCCTCACCCGCCTTGCCGCCACCATCGAGGCCCGCAAGGGTGCCGATCCCGACAGCTCATGGACCGCCAAGCTCTTGAACAAAGGGCCGGAAAAATGTGCCGAGAAGTTCGGCGAGGAGGCGGTGGAGGCGATCATCGAGGCGGTGAAGGGCGACCGCGCCCAGCTCGCCGCCGAGGCCGCCGACGTGCTCTATCACCTGCTGGTCATGCTCGCCGCGCGCGATGTGACGCTGCAGGAGGTGATGGCGGAGCTGGAGCGGCGCGAGGGAGTTTCGGGGATTGCCGAAAAGGCGGCGCGTGGATGAAGAACGGCCGGTAATGCCTTGATATCAGGGGTATTACCCAGATCACCCTGCATTCACCGCCCCCTTTTCACATGAAGAATCGACCGCAAATCCCTGATATCGCAGCGTTTTTTGCCCTCAGCGGAACCACAGCCCCTCGGCCTTGATCCGGTTGCGGATCATCGCCTCGCGCCGCGGCAGGTCATCGCGGTCGAACATCGCCCGCACCTTTGCGCCCTTGCCCTGATAGACGATCTTCTTGATCGGCTCCCACTCCTTGAGCACCTTCTTCACCGCATTGGGCGCCGTCACCTGTTCCAGCGCCTCGACCACGACGTCGCCTTCTCGTGCGTAAAGCATTGGAAAGGTTCGGTAATGACAGCTCACCGCACCATCAAGCCCTGCCAGCCCAGGCCCCGGGCGCCCGCCGCCAAGCCCGTGGATCACCAGCGGAAGCGCCACCTGGTCCAGCCAGGGGTCCAGCGATTGCGAGGCGAGCGCATCGGTCGGATCATCGCGGATCGCCACCGCATAGTCGAGGAACCGCTGCCCGAACACCGCCGGGTCCTTGTAGAAGAACCATCCGGCGTTGAAATACAGATACCGTGCCCAGTATTCATCCGGCTGGCTCAGGTCCAGCGAGCTGGCATAGTCCAGCCCGAAACGGTCATAGAGCGACTTCCAGATCTCGCCATAGCCCGGCCCATACAGCGGCACCTCGGGCCAGGTTCCCTCGCGCCGCATCGAGGCCGAGGGGCGGCCGAAATCGAAGGCCACATCAGCCAGCGGGCCGGTGAAGAGGGTGTCTGTATCGAAGAACACGAAGGGCACATCCGCGGGCAGCGCCGCCAGCGCCTCGATCTTGTTGCCATAGGGATAGCTCTGGCCGAACTGCCGATTCTCGAAGGGGATGATCTCTGCCCCCAGCGAAATCAGCAGCTTGCGCACCGGCTCCGAGATCCGCGGGTCGGACTTCCAGCGCGGCCCCGGCTGCGGCTCTGCCAGGATCAGCCGGCCGGCAAACTCGGGGTTCTGCGCGCGGAAACTGGCGGCGAGCACCACGGCCTCATATTCCAGCCGCCCCTGCTGGACGATGGCCAGAACATTGAAGGCGCGCGGTCTGGGCTTGCGTGCAGCCATTGGCAAGGTCCTGGTTACTGACTTAACTCGCGCAGCGACGCGGCTGCTGCAGTGCAGTATAGGCAGAAGATGGTGGCGACGGGAAGGCGGTCACGGCCCGCTGGCGCAGGAATATCGCCATCGGTCAGGCGGGCTTGGCATGGTGCATCGGGAGGGGAAATGGTGGGCGACCCTGGAATCGAACCAGGCGTGGGTCTCCCCGGCGGAGTTACAGTCCGCTGCCGCACCTTGCAGCACGTCGCCCGACGCTGGCGGGGAGATACCGAAGGGTCCGGGGGGCGTCAAGCAGCATTTTCGCGCCAAATCCCAGGCTTGCGTCCGGGGCGGTCTTGCCAGCGGCGGCCGGGCGGGCCATTGTCCGCCGCTGTCGGAACACCGGTAGGAACGCCGACAGGAACGGGGGCTTGCGCCATGAAGAAACCCACCTGGGTGATTGACAAGGAACGCGCCCGCCGGGCGGCCGCAGCGGAAACCGTGTGGCTGTTCGGCCTGCACGCGGTGCGCGATGCGCTGTCCAACCCGGACCGTGAGCGGATCCGGCTGGTGCTGACCAAGAACGCCTATGACAAGCTGGCCGAGGCGGTGGCCGCCGCCGGGATCGAGCCCGAGATCGTCGATGCCCGCAAGTTCGATGTGGAGGTGCCGCTGCAGCCCGACAGCGTGCATCAGGGCGCCGCGCTGGAGGTGAAGCCGCTGCGCTGGGGCAAGCTGTCCGAGGTCTGCATCGACGGGAAGGGCAACCCGCTGGTGGTGCTGCTCGATCAGGTGACCGATCCGCATAACGTCGGCGCCGTGCTGCGGTCGGCCGAGGTGTTCGGCGCGCGGGCGGTGATCGCCCCCGCCCGCCATGCCGCGCCCGAGACTGGCGCGTTGGCCAAGACCGCCAGCGGCGCGCTGGAGCGCCAGCCCTATCTGCGCGTCGTCAACCTGGCCGACGCGATGGAGGAGCTGAAGGCGGCGGGATACGTCCTGATCGGGCTGGCGGCCGAGGCCGAGGTGACGCTGGCAGAGGCGCTGGCAGAGGTCGGCAGCCGCCCGGTGGGGCTGGTGCTGGGGGCCGAGGGGCCGGGCCTGCGCGAGAAGACCCGGGCGACCTGCGACCGGCTGGCGAAGGTGCCCTATGCGGGGGGCTTCGGGTCGCTGAACGTGTCGAACGCGGCGGCGATCGCGCTTTATGCGGCGGCCACACGGTAAGGTGTGCGTTCGTGGGCTTTCGCGGCTGCGGACGGGCTGGCATTCTCTGGCCGTCCGGCGCCGCCAATGCCGTGCGCCAAGCGTCCCAGACCGCCCGAACGGAAGACCTGCCATGCTGCCGCGTCGCCCCTTCCCCGCCCTGACCCGCCGTGCTGCCATGCTGCTTGTGGCCCTGTTCTGCGGGGTCGCGGCGCCGGCCCTGGCCGATGAGCAGCCGATGGCCACCGCCTCGGGCGTGGCACTGGCGGGGCGCGATGCGGTCGCCTATTTCGTGGAGGGGCGCGCGGTGGCGGGCTCTGCCGATCACGCGCTGAAATGGCGGGGGGCGGTGTGGTTCTTTGCGAGCGGCAAGAACCTGTCCAGTTTCGAGATGAACCCCTTGGCCTATGCGCCGCGTTATGGCGGGCATTGCCCGGAATCGGTGATCGCGGGCGATCCGCGCCCCGGCAATCCCGAGCTGTTCGTGATCCGCGAGGGCAAGCTGTATCTGGCGCGCAGCCGCGAGGCGCTGGACCGCATCCTGCACGATCCGGGCATTGTCGCCCAGGCCGATGCGGCGTGGAAAAAGCTGCGCGAGCGCTGAGCGGGGGCCACCCCGACCGGATGCAAATCACGATACGATCACGACTCTGCGATGGTGTCTTTAACGCCACATTAGCCCCCCTATCTTTAGTCTTGGAAGACGACACCGGAACTGTCGTGTTTCTCTTCACTGTCCCTCGTTCCGCCACTGGCGCCCGGGCTTTCCGTCCGGGCGCTTTTTTCTTGGCGGGCGTCCAGCCGGAGCCCTGATGATGACCACGACCGACACGTTCCTGCGCGATACGCTGCGCTCCACCCGGGTGATCGCTGTGGTGGGTTTCTCGCCCGATCCCTCCCGCCCCTCGCATTACGTTGCCGAGTTCCTGCGCGCGCAGGGCTACCGGGTGATTCCGGTCAATCCCGGGCAGGCCGGCAAGAGCTTCCTGGGCGAGACGGTGGCAGCGCGGCTGGCCGACATCCCCGCCGAGATCGAGGTGGACATGGTCGACATCTTCCGCAACGCCGAGGCCGTGCCGGGCGTGGTGGAGGAGGCGATGGCGGCGCTGCCGCATCTGCGCACGATCTGGATGCAGCTTGGCATCGCCCATGAAGGGGCCGCCGAAAAGGCCCGCGCCGCCGGGCTGGCCGTGGTCGAGGACCGCTGCCCGAAGATGGAGATCCCGCGGCTGTTCGGCCGCGCCTCGCCGCTGGAGGGCGCGCCGGAGGTGTGAGGGCGCCCGGCAACAAAAGACCGCCCGTCCGCGCCGCGAAGGCGCGGGCTGCGGTTGTTTCGGCGGGCGGCGGGCGGATGAACGCGCGTTCCGCCGCCCCTGCCCCAAGCGCCGCGTCCGTTCCCTGCCCCGCCGTTGCGCCCTGTCGCGGCTTCCCCTAGCCTGCCGCCCGGAACGGTCCGCTCTCGCGGATCACGGGAGGAGAGACGGCATGACCCAAGGCTTCGACACACTTCAGGTTCACGCGGGCACGGCGCCCGATCCGGCCACCGGAGCGCGGCAGGTGCCGATCTACCAGACCACGGCCTATGTGTTCCGCGATGCGGATCACGCCGCGCGCCTGTTTGGGCTGCAGGAAGTGGGCTACATCTACTCGCGCCTGACCAATCCCACCGTTTCGGCGCTGGCGAACCGGATTGCGGCGCTGGAGGGCGGGGTCGGCGCGGTGTGCTGCTCGTCGGGCCATGCGGCGCAGATCATGGCGCTGTTCCCGCTGATGGGGCCGGGGCTGAACATCGTCGCCTCCACCCGGCTTTACGGCGGCACCATCACCCAGTTCAGCCAGACCTTCAAACGCTTCGGCTGGTCGGCGCGCTTTGTCGATTTCGATGACGAGGCCGCGGTGGCCGCCGCCATCGACGATGACACCCGCGCGGTGTTCTGCGAATCGATCTCGAACCCCGGCGGCTATGTGACCGACCTGCCGGCGATTGCGGCCATTGCCGACAAGGCCGGCATTCCGCTGATCGTCGACAACACCCTTGCCAGCCCGTACCTGTGCCGCCCCATCGAGCATGGCGCCACACTGGTGGTGCATTCGACCACGAAATACCTGACCGGCAATGGTACCGTGACCGGCGGCGCCATCGTCGATGCCGGGACCTTCGACTGGTCGGCCTCGGGCAAGTTCCCGTCGCTGTCGGCACCTGAACCCGCCTATCACGGGCTGAAGTTCCACGAGGCGCTTGGCGGCATGGCCTTCACCTTCCATTCCATCGCCATCGGGCTGCGCGATCTGGGCATGACCATGAACCCGCAGGCGGCGCATTACACGCTGATGGGGATCGAGACGCTGAGCCTGCGGATGGAGAAGCATGTCGCCAACGCCAAGGCGGTGGCCGAATGGCTGGAGAAGGATCCGCGGGTGGAGTTCGTCACCTATGCCGGGCTCGCCTCCTCGCCCTGGAATGCCCGCGTCGAACGGATCTGCCCCAAGGGTGCCGGGGCCCTCTTCACCTTCGCGGTGAAGGGCGGGTATGAGGCCTGCGTGAAGCTGGTCGATGCGCTGCAGCTGTTCAGCCATGTAGCGAACCTGGGCGATACGCGCAGCCTGGTGATCCATTCGGCCTCGACCACGCACCGGCAGCTGACGCCCGAACAGCAGCAGGCGGCGGGCGCGGCACCCAATGTGGTGCGGCTGTCGATCGGCATCGAGAACGTGGAAGACCTGATCGCAGACCTGGATCAGGCGCTGGCGGTGGCAACCGCCTGAGAGGATCGGCCCGCCCCATGACAGGGGCGGGCCGCCTTGGGGTCAGTCGGCCAGGTCGTAGACCACGGTGACAGAGGCGGACAGGCTCAGCTCGCCCTCGGCCACCGGCACGCCCGAATCCTTGGCGAAGCTGGCGGCGCGCATCTGCTGCGGGATCGGCCCGCCGTAATCGACCTGTTCCGAGATCGAGATCACCTCGCCCAGCTTCACCCCGGCGGCCAGCGCATAAAGCTCGGCCTTGCGGCGGGCATCGGCGACCGCATCGCGGCGGGCGTCGTCCATCTTGGGCCCGGGGTCCTGCAGGCCGAAGGTCAGGCCATAGAGGTTGTTCGCGCCCTGCCCCACGGCGGCGTCGAGCACCCCGCCAAGGCTGTCCAGCGCCCGCACCCGGACGGTGACGTTGTTCTGCGCGATGAAGCCGCGGACCTTGGGGCCCTCGGGACCCCCCTGGTAATTGTCTTCATAGGCGGGGCTGAGGCTGAGGCCGCTGGACTGAATGTCCCGCCGCTCGATCCCGGCGCCGGTCAGGGTGGCCAGCACCTCGGTCAGCGCCGCCGAATTGGCCGCCATAGCCTCGGCCGCCGTCGCCGCCTCTGTCACCACGCCCAGGCTGACGGAGGCCATGTCGGGCGCCGCTTCTGCGTTGCCATTGCCGGTCACAGTGATGTGACCCTCGTCGGCCAGCGCCAGGGCCGGGACGCCGGCCCCCATGCCAAGCGCTGCGACCATCGCAACCACGTTAAAAATCCGCATTCTGTCCTCCGGTTTGCTTGGCATGACATTGGGCGTGTTGCTGCGCATCGCAAGCCGCCTTGGGGGTGTTTTCCTTCACATGTGCGAAAACCTGCTGTAGGACAGGGAGCGCCTGCGGCACCGTCTTCGCGGGCTCCGCCCCCAGCCAGAGCCGTGAAATGAAACCAGCTTTCGCCCTGAACCTTTCGCCGGACGGCATCAGCCTTCTGCACCGGACCAGCCGGGGCTGGCTGGTGGTGGGCGCCGTGGCGCTGGACGATCCCGACATGCCGGCGGCCCTGGGCTACCTGCGCAAGACCGCGCTTGGCCTGGCGCCGCGCGGTTTTGCGACCAAGCTGATCCTGCCCGCCTCGCAGATCCTGTATACCGCGGTCGAGGCGCCCGGCCCCGATGCCGCCAACCGCCGTCGGCAGATCGCTCGCGCGCTTGAAGGGCGCACGCCCTATGCCGCCGGGGATCTGGTCTTCGACTGGTCGGGCACCGGCGGGCGGGTGAATGTGGCCGTGGTGGCGCGCGAGACGCTGGAGGAGGCCGAGGCCTTCGCGCTGGAGCATCGCTTCAACCCCGTGTCCTTCGTGGCGATCCCCGAGGATGGCGCATTTGCCGGAGAGCCGTTCTTCGGCCAGACCGCCAAGGCCCGCGACTACATCCCCGAGGGCGAGCGGCTGGCGCGTGACCAGGACCCGGTACGCATTTCCGGCGATGCCGACCTGACGCGGCTTGCCGCCAGCAGTGTCGCAGAAGTGGCGCTGAGCGAAGTGACGGCCCCCGCCGCCTGGGCCGATCCGGCGACGCCGGACCCCGTGGATGAACCGCAAGAGGCTGCCGGCCTGGCAAGCGACATGCAGGCCGGTGCCGGGAGGGTCGACACCGAGGCGGAGGCGGATATTGCGCCGGATGTGGAACCAGGCGAGGTGCAGGGAGCGGCAGCCGATCTGCCGGCCGAGACATTCGACACCCCGGCGCCCGAAACGCTGGAAGCGCCGGTCGATGGCCCCGAAAACGACAGCCCCGCGCCCGATGCCGCCCCAAGCGACGGGCGCGCCGAGCGGCGCCGGGCCCGTGCCGAACGGCGCGAGCGCGAAGCCGCAGCCGAGGCCGAGGCAGCCGTTGCACACCGAGTCGGCCTCGAACTCGCCGCCGCCGCACCGGACGCAGCAGAGCCCACCGAGGCCCAAGGCACGCCCCCCCTGCAGGGGGACGCGCCCGCCGTCGTGGCTCCGGGCGCGCCGTTGACCCCCACCGGGGACGACACCGCCGCGGACATCGCTTCGGCTGACGGGGCTGCCCCGGATGCCGCCACCGAGGCCGAAGATCCCGAGGAAGCCCCTTTCCTGGCCGTCGAGGATGAGCCCGAAGATCTGGCCGAAGCTACCCCGCCCCTGGCCCGGGCCGATGACGATGGCGTGCCGACACCCTTTGCTGCCGCGGCGACATTGTCGCCGGCGATGCCCGGCCAGCGCCCTGGGGCCGCAACACCGGCCCTTGGCCGGCCCGGCCCGGCAAGGCCGCTGGCCGAGGCGGGCACAGGCTCGGTAATCTCGCCGCGGCTCGGCATTGCCGCGGAGCCGCGGCCAGAGCTCCGGGTACACCCGTCCAGCGGGACAGCCGCGCGCGCTTCGGGTCTTGGCAAGGCGGTGGTCGCTGCGGGCAAGATGGCCAAGGCCGCGAAGAATGCCCGCGGCGGCAGCCGCCGGGTCGAAGCGGGGCCGGGCCCGGCCGCGCCCAGGGCCCGCGAGTCC belongs to Frigidibacter mobilis and includes:
- the hisF gene encoding imidazole glycerol phosphate synthase subunit HisF yields the protein MLKTRIIPCLDVADGRVVKGVNFVDLRDAGDPVEAAKAYDAAGADELCFLDIHATHENRGTMYDLVTRTAEQCFMPLTVGGGVRSPQDVRALLLAGADKVSFNSAAVADPDVVARSADHFGSQCIVVAIDAKTVAPGHWEIFTHGGRKPTGINAVEFARTVAAKGAGEILLTSMDRDGTRAGFNLPLTRAIADAVSIPVIASGGVGTLDHLVEGVTQGHASAVLAASIFHFGDFTIRQAKDHMAAAGIPMRLS
- a CDS encoding phosphoribosyl-ATP diphosphatase, giving the protein MTALTRLAATIEARKGADPDSSWTAKLLNKGPEKCAEKFGEEAVEAIIEAVKGDRAQLAAEAADVLYHLLVMLAARDVTLQEVMAELERREGVSGIAEKAARG
- the rlmB gene encoding 23S rRNA (guanosine(2251)-2'-O)-methyltransferase RlmB, yielding MKKPTWVIDKERARRAAAAETVWLFGLHAVRDALSNPDRERIRLVLTKNAYDKLAEAVAAAGIEPEIVDARKFDVEVPLQPDSVHQGAALEVKPLRWGKLSEVCIDGKGNPLVVLLDQVTDPHNVGAVLRSAEVFGARAVIAPARHAAPETGALAKTASGALERQPYLRVVNLADAMEELKAAGYVLIGLAAEAEVTLAEALAEVGSRPVGLVLGAEGPGLREKTRATCDRLAKVPYAGGFGSLNVSNAAAIALYAAATR
- a CDS encoding YHS domain-containing (seleno)protein, encoding MLPRRPFPALTRRAAMLLVALFCGVAAPALADEQPMATASGVALAGRDAVAYFVEGRAVAGSADHALKWRGAVWFFASGKNLSSFEMNPLAYAPRYGGHCPESVIAGDPRPGNPELFVIREGKLYLARSREALDRILHDPGIVAQADAAWKKLRER
- a CDS encoding CoA-binding protein; the protein is MTTTDTFLRDTLRSTRVIAVVGFSPDPSRPSHYVAEFLRAQGYRVIPVNPGQAGKSFLGETVAARLADIPAEIEVDMVDIFRNAEAVPGVVEEAMAALPHLRTIWMQLGIAHEGAAEKARAAGLAVVEDRCPKMEIPRLFGRASPLEGAPEV
- a CDS encoding O-acetylhomoserine aminocarboxypropyltransferase/cysteine synthase family protein → MTQGFDTLQVHAGTAPDPATGARQVPIYQTTAYVFRDADHAARLFGLQEVGYIYSRLTNPTVSALANRIAALEGGVGAVCCSSGHAAQIMALFPLMGPGLNIVASTRLYGGTITQFSQTFKRFGWSARFVDFDDEAAVAAAIDDDTRAVFCESISNPGGYVTDLPAIAAIADKAGIPLIVDNTLASPYLCRPIEHGATLVVHSTTKYLTGNGTVTGGAIVDAGTFDWSASGKFPSLSAPEPAYHGLKFHEALGGMAFTFHSIAIGLRDLGMTMNPQAAHYTLMGIETLSLRMEKHVANAKAVAEWLEKDPRVEFVTYAGLASSPWNARVERICPKGAGALFTFAVKGGYEACVKLVDALQLFSHVANLGDTRSLVIHSASTTHRQLTPEQQQAAGAAPNVVRLSIGIENVEDLIADLDQALAVATA
- a CDS encoding SIMPL domain-containing protein, encoding MRIFNVVAMVAALGMGAGVPALALADEGHITVTGNGNAEAAPDMASVSLGVVTEAATAAEAMAANSAALTEVLATLTGAGIERRDIQSSGLSLSPAYEDNYQGGPEGPKVRGFIAQNNVTVRVRALDSLGGVLDAAVGQGANNLYGLTFGLQDPGPKMDDARRDAVADARRKAELYALAAGVKLGEVISISEQVDYGGPIPQQMRAASFAKDSGVPVAEGELSLSASVTVVYDLAD